Genomic segment of Umezawaea sp. Da 62-37:
CCAGCCCCTTGTTGATGAGGGTCGAGGAGTTGATGGTGATGACCGGCCCCATCGCCCACGTCGGGTGCGCCATCGCGTCCGCCGCCGTCACGCTGTCCAGGTCGGCTCGCGTGCGGCCGCGGAACGGGCCGCCGGACGCGGTGAGGACCAGCCGGTCCACCTCGTCGGCGCGGCCGCCGCGCAGGCACTGGGCGATCGCGGAGTGCTCGGAGTCGACGGAGACCAGTTGGCCCGGCTTGGCGGCGTTCAGCACCAGCGAGCCGCCCGCGATCAGCGACTCCTTGTTCGCGAGCGCCATGGTCGCGCCGGTGGCCAGCGCGCGGAGCGTGGGCTCCAGGCCGCGCGAGCCGGTGATGGCGTTGAGCACGACGTCGGCGGGCGTGGACTCGATGAGGTCGAGCACGGCCGTCGGCCCGGCGAAGACCTTCGGCATCCGGAACCCGCCCTGGGCGTACCCGCGGCGCTGGGCCTCGGCGTAGAGGGCGAGCGTGAGGTCCTCGGCGGCCGTGGCGCGCGAGACGGCGACGGCCAGCACCTCGAACTCGATGGCCTGGCGGGCGAGCACGGCCGGGTCGGCACCCCCCGCGGCGATGCCCACGACGGAGAACCGGTCGCGGTTCGCGGCGATCACGTCGAGCGCCTGCGTCCCGACCGAACCCGTCGACCCGAGGAGGAGCACGGACCGCGCGGCAGGTGTGAACTGCGGCGTCGTCCGGGTGGCGTGCGCGGAGGTGTCCATGTCCGCGGATTCTTCCGGACCGGGCCGATCGACCACATGGAGGCACTCAGATTACGGAACGGTAAATCACGCATGGTCCCGTTCGAAGCGGGGCACTCCACCCCTGACGCCGCGAGGGAAAAGCCCGCCGCGGCCCGCTGGAAGGAGAGCCCCCGTGGGCATCTTGGGCTGGATCGTCCTGGGTCTTATCGCGGGTGCAATTGCCAAGGCGATCATGCCGGGCAAGGACCCCGGCGGCATCATCATCACGATGCTGATCGGCATCGTCGGTGCCATCCTCGGCGGCTTCATCGGCCGCGCGCTGTTCAACAGCGACATCAACAGCTTCTTCGACCTGAGCACGTGGCTGCTCGCCATCCTCGGCTCGCTGGTGCTGCTCGGCATCTACCGACTGGTCACGGGTCGTCGCGCACACGCCTGACCCGCTCGAACGACGGAAGGGCCGTCCCCTCGGGGGCGGCCCTTTCCACTGTCCTGAGCGCGGCTGTCCTGAGCGCGGCTGTCCTCAACGCCGCTGGTCCCGGCGCCGTTCTCAGCCCGCCAGGCCCGCGTCCCTGGCCAGCAGCGCGGCCTGGACCCGGTTGGTGAGCCCGAGCTTGGCCAGCAACCGGCTCACGTACGTCTTCACCGTCGCCTCGCTCATGTGCAGCCGCTGGCCGACGTCGGCGTTCGACATGCCGAGCCCGAGCAGCGCCAGCACCTCGACCTCGCGCTCGGTCAGGCCGTTCACCTGCCGCTTCGCCTCCTGCCGCCGCGGCTGACCGGCGTGCGCGACCATGCCGACCACGCGGCTGGTCACCATCGGCGACAGGTACGCCTCGCCGACGTGCACGGCGCGGACCGCGCGCAGCAGCTCCTCGGGCGCGGAGTCCTTGAGCAGGAAGCCCGCGGCGCCGTCGGACAGGGCGCGCACGATGTTGTCGTCCTCGCCGAACGTCGTCAGCATCACCACCCGGACGGTCGGGGCGACCGACCGCAGCTCGCGGGCGGCGGCCAGGCCGTCCATCCGGGGCATCCGGATGTCCAGCACGGCGACGTCGACCCGCCGTTCCAGCACGACCCGCACCGCCTCGCGCCCGTCGCCGACCTCGGCGACCAGCTCGATGTCGTCGGCGGTGCCGAGGATGGCCTTGATGCCCGCCCTCATCAGCGGTTCGTCGTCGGCGATCAAGACCCGGATCACGGTCACTCAGATCCTCTGCAGGTGGGAGTTCTTCTCGACGACCCTGCCGCCCGCGAAGCAGAACCGCAGGACCAGCTGGCCGCCGGAGGTGTAAGTCTGCTCGTCGGCCAGCCGGTATTCGCACACGGCCCCGGCCGGTTCCGGCGCCGAGCGGTCCCGCAGGTCGCCGACGGACTGCGCGGGCTGCGCCCCTGAACCCAGCCTCGCCCGCACCTCCGCCTCGGGCTGCCCGACGTGCACGGAGTCGTAGAACGGGCGGTCGACCACGTTCGTGACGGGCTGGATGCCGATCCACGTGTAGCCGCCGACGACCACGAACACCACCAGGCCCGCGGCGACGATCGACCCGACACCGGCCCACTTGCGCACGCCCGTCCGCGCGGATCCGGCGACCAGCACCTCGTCGCTGTCCTCGGGCTCCTCGGCGACGGTCGTGTCCTCGTACGGCAGCACGGCGGCGATCCGGAACCCGCCGGTCGGCAGCGGTCCCACGTGCAGCAGGCCGCCCGCGACGCGCACCCGTTCACCGAGGCCGATCAGCCCGACGCCGGGGTCGCCCGCCGCGCCGGACCGCGACGGGTTGTTGCGCACCTCCACGACCAGCGCGTCCGGCTCGTACTTCACGGTGAGCTGCACGCTCGCCCCCGGCGCGTGCTTGTTCGCGTTGGTGAGCCCCTCCTGCGCCACCCGGTACGCGGCGTGGCTGACCTTCGACGGCAGCGGGCACGGCTGGCCGCCGCGCACCAGGCTGACCCGCACCCCGGCCCGCCGGGCGCCGTCGACCAGTTCGTCGATGGCCTCCACGGTGCGCCGGGCCAGGTCGTCCTCCGGTGGGTCGTCGCGGCGCAGCACCCCGATCACGCCGCGCAGCTCCTCCATGCCGGTCAGGGCCGCGCTGCGCAGCACCTGGACCGCTTCGCGCTGCTTCTCCCCCAGGTCGCCGTCCAGCGCCAGCGCCCCCGCGTGCACCGAGATGAGGCTGAGCCGGTGGCCGAGGCTGTCGTGCATGTCCTGCGCGATCCGGTTCCGCTCCCGCAGCCGGACCTGCCTGGTCAGCATCGTGCGCTCCCGGCGCATCCGCTCCTCGCGCTCCTGGAGCGCGGCCACCAGCGCGTTGCGCTGCGCGATGTAGCGGCCGACCAGGAACGGCAGCGCGACCACCATCCCGTAGACGGTCAGCATCACGAACGAGCCGAAGAGGCCGGTCAGCCCCGGCGCCCCGCCCTCCCACAGGAGCATGTAGAGCGCGAGGCCGAGCACCGCCGTGAGCAGCGCCCGCCGCCACGACTCGATCCGGTGACCCGCCGCGTACGCCACGACCACCATCAGCGTGATGCCGCCGCAGTCCGTCCCGAACGCCACCAGCAGGGCCAGCAGCAGCGCGACCGCCGGGAAGCACAGCCGCATCAGGTAGAGCGCGACGAAGGCCGCGCCCAGCGCGACCAGCGACCACCCGGACGCGTGGCTGTCGGCCAGCCAGCCGGGGGCGAGGTCGAGCAGGAACACCCAGGCGAGGCCGAACACCTCGCACCCGACCCGCCACGGCGTGACCTGCCGGAACCGGTGCAGGACGTCCCTCAGGTACGCCGACGGCCGGTCCCGCAGCCCGGTCAGCTCGGGCGCGAATCGGCGCACGACGATGGTCACGGTCCCAACCTACGAGACCGCGGCCGCCCTGTCGGCTCGCGTTGGTCGCTCCGCCCGACGACGAAAGTTGACCGGTCGGCGGGGTCTTCGCCGCACTCGGCGTCCAGTGCGGCCGTCCGCTCCGCCTTGACCTCGAGTTACGTCGAGGTTCCATGCTGGTCGGAGGCAATCGACCACACGGGGAGCGGTGGGGCATGAGAGTGGTGCGGGCGACGAGGTTCGGCGGGCCCGAGGTGCTGGTGGCGGGCGAGGCGCCGGATCCGGTCGCGGGGCCGGGGCAGGTCGTGGTGGACGTGGCCGTGGCGGCGCTGGACTTCGTCCAGACGCAGCTCCGCGGGGGTGTCACACCGGGGCCGCCGCTGCCGGAGCCGCCGTACGTGCCGGGCGGGTCGGTGGCCGGACTGGTCACCACGACCGGCCCCGGTGTCGACCCCGCGTGGATCGGCAGGCGCGTGGTCGCCCACACCGCCGGCGGTTACGGCAGCAACGCCGAACGCGCGGTCGCGGCCGTCGGGGCGCTGATCCCGGTGCCGGACGGCATGGGCCTGGACGTGGCCGCGGCGCTGCTCGACGACGGCGGCACGGCGCTGGGCCTGGTCGAGGGGGCCGGGATCCGGCCGGACGAGTGGGTGCTGGTCGAGGCCGCCGCGGGCGGACTCGGCAGCCTGCTGGTGCAGCTGGCGCGCGCCGCCGGGGCGCGGGTCGTCGGCGCGGCACGCGGCCCGGCGAAGCTGGACCTGGCCAAGCAGGTGGGCGCCGACGTCGTGGTCGACTACAGCGAACCCGGCTGGGCCGAACGGGTCCGCGAGGCCACCGGCGGCGGGCCCGACCTGGTGTTCGACGGCGTGGGCGGCACGATCGGCCGGGAGGCGTTCGGGGTGACCGCGCGCGGCGGCCGGTTCTCCGTGCACGGCGCCTCCAGTGGCGCGGCGACCGTGATCGACGAAGCTGAAGCCCTGCGGAACGGGGTGGCGGTGATCGGGATCGAGCAGCTGCACGGCTTCCAGGCCCACGCCCACGACCGCGCCACCCGCGCGCTGGCCGAAGCGGCCGCCGGTCGGCTCCGCCCCGTCATCGGGCGGACGTTCCCGCTGGAGCGGGCCTCTTCCGCGCACGCCGCGATGGAGGCCCGCGAAGTGCTCGGCAAGACCCTTCTCGTGCTCTGACGACCCTGGGAGAACCATGTCCTTCACCGACACCGAACTCGCCTACCTGGCCACCCAGCGCCTCGGGCGGCTGGCGACCCGCCAGCCCGACGGCACGCTCCAGGTGAGCCCGGTCGGGTTCAGCTACAACGCGGAGACCGGGACGATCGACATCGGCGGCTACAACATGGCCGCCAGCAGG
This window contains:
- the dxr gene encoding 1-deoxy-D-xylulose-5-phosphate reductoisomerase, with protein sequence MDTSAHATRTTPQFTPAARSVLLLGSTGSVGTQALDVIAANRDRFSVVGIAAGGADPAVLARQAIEFEVLAVAVSRATAAEDLTLALYAEAQRRGYAQGGFRMPKVFAGPTAVLDLIESTPADVVLNAITGSRGLEPTLRALATGATMALANKESLIAGGSLVLNAAKPGQLVSVDSEHSAIAQCLRGGRADEVDRLVLTASGGPFRGRTRADLDSVTAADAMAHPTWAMGPVITINSSTLINKGLELIEAHLLFGVPYDRIDVVVHPQSVVHSMVAFTDGSILSQASPPDMKLPISLGLGWPDRVPGAASRCSFAVPTAWTFEPLDNDTFPAVELARHAGSTGGCLPAIYNAANEEAVDVFLDGNTAFTSIVDTVTRVLDEADGWAHEPADVAEVLAAEDWARARARELVATSVESGRD
- a CDS encoding GlsB/YeaQ/YmgE family stress response membrane protein; this translates as MGILGWIVLGLIAGAIAKAIMPGKDPGGIIITMLIGIVGAILGGFIGRALFNSDINSFFDLSTWLLAILGSLVLLGIYRLVTGRRAHA
- a CDS encoding response regulator transcription factor, with product MIRVLIADDEPLMRAGIKAILGTADDIELVAEVGDGREAVRVVLERRVDVAVLDIRMPRMDGLAAARELRSVAPTVRVVMLTTFGEDDNIVRALSDGAAGFLLKDSAPEELLRAVRAVHVGEAYLSPMVTSRVVGMVAHAGQPRRQEAKRQVNGLTEREVEVLALLGLGMSNADVGQRLHMSEATVKTYVSRLLAKLGLTNRVQAALLARDAGLAG
- a CDS encoding histidine kinase translates to MTIVVRRFAPELTGLRDRPSAYLRDVLHRFRQVTPWRVGCEVFGLAWVFLLDLAPGWLADSHASGWSLVALGAAFVALYLMRLCFPAVALLLALLVAFGTDCGGITLMVVVAYAAGHRIESWRRALLTAVLGLALYMLLWEGGAPGLTGLFGSFVMLTVYGMVVALPFLVGRYIAQRNALVAALQEREERMRRERTMLTRQVRLRERNRIAQDMHDSLGHRLSLISVHAGALALDGDLGEKQREAVQVLRSAALTGMEELRGVIGVLRRDDPPEDDLARRTVEAIDELVDGARRAGVRVSLVRGGQPCPLPSKVSHAAYRVAQEGLTNANKHAPGASVQLTVKYEPDALVVEVRNNPSRSGAAGDPGVGLIGLGERVRVAGGLLHVGPLPTGGFRIAAVLPYEDTTVAEEPEDSDEVLVAGSARTGVRKWAGVGSIVAAGLVVFVVVGGYTWIGIQPVTNVVDRPFYDSVHVGQPEAEVRARLGSGAQPAQSVGDLRDRSAPEPAGAVCEYRLADEQTYTSGGQLVLRFCFAGGRVVEKNSHLQRI
- a CDS encoding zinc-binding dehydrogenase, which encodes MRVVRATRFGGPEVLVAGEAPDPVAGPGQVVVDVAVAALDFVQTQLRGGVTPGPPLPEPPYVPGGSVAGLVTTTGPGVDPAWIGRRVVAHTAGGYGSNAERAVAAVGALIPVPDGMGLDVAAALLDDGGTALGLVEGAGIRPDEWVLVEAAAGGLGSLLVQLARAAGARVVGAARGPAKLDLAKQVGADVVVDYSEPGWAERVREATGGGPDLVFDGVGGTIGREAFGVTARGGRFSVHGASSGAATVIDEAEALRNGVAVIGIEQLHGFQAHAHDRATRALAEAAAGRLRPVIGRTFPLERASSAHAAMEAREVLGKTLLVL